In Pseudoalteromonas piratica, the following proteins share a genomic window:
- a CDS encoding GH92 family glycosyl hydrolase, whose translation MMLTIPVVSANTQYVDPFIGTGGDGHTFPGAVVPFGMVQLSPDTDSVFRGIDPQPEIYKRCAGYHYDDTTIVGFSHTHFSGTGHSDLGDLLMMPITGEVKLDAGTAKNPDSGYRSRFSHQNESAKPGYYQVLLEDYKINAELTATTRVGMHKYTFKEHDKGSVLLDLTHGIYNFKNKVIWSDVRVINDRTILAYRATNGWANNRQMYFAIEFSKPFKDIELINLDNSRYRCNGCLSEGSGKKPSTIVNYKIPEAAGKALKVVADFDNLKGNPLLVKVGISAVSKSNALENLNSEIPHWNFDKVVKQADDVWHKSLDKFEIEGSLSQKRQFYTSVYHALQAPSVYQDVNGQYRGVDGEIHQAKDHTHYTLFSLWDTYRALHPLLTYVEPDKVSDMIASMLDHYQQSYDKMLPIWSFHGHETWTMIGYHAVSVIADAYLKGIRDFDVALAKEAILATANHPHYDAIPEYKHYGYVPLDVLPESTSITLEYAYDDYAIGQFLTALGENELAAEYYERATYYQNVFDPSVKFMRGRMKDGSWNPDFDPQEAKYMGAFTEGNSYQYSFYVPQDVHGLINLKGGDKAFIARLDELFETELAYEKIKEHEDIAGLIGQYAHGNEPSHHIAYLYNYAGEPWRTQARIRQIMDTLSSDKPDGLAGNDDVGQMSAWYIFSAMGFYPVAPGDLNYALGAPQLPKITLKLANKKQFTVLAKHLSADNKFVSQVSLNGKPLNRSYITHDDIISGGTLEFTMSAKPNKTFGNALSSRPPSLSNPKNPNTLH comes from the coding sequence ATGATGCTGACAATCCCTGTTGTATCAGCAAATACCCAATATGTAGATCCCTTTATTGGCACGGGTGGTGACGGCCATACGTTTCCAGGTGCGGTTGTGCCATTTGGTATGGTGCAGTTAAGTCCTGATACCGATTCGGTGTTTCGCGGTATCGACCCGCAGCCCGAAATTTATAAACGCTGTGCAGGTTATCACTATGATGACACCACCATTGTTGGCTTCTCTCACACTCATTTTAGTGGCACAGGGCATTCTGATTTAGGTGATTTACTGATGATGCCTATTACGGGAGAGGTCAAATTAGACGCGGGCACGGCCAAAAATCCCGATTCAGGATACCGCTCGCGCTTTAGCCATCAAAACGAAAGTGCCAAACCTGGCTATTACCAAGTATTGCTTGAAGACTACAAGATTAATGCCGAACTAACCGCCACCACCCGTGTTGGCATGCATAAATACACCTTTAAAGAACACGACAAAGGCAGCGTACTGCTCGATTTAACCCATGGCATTTATAACTTTAAAAACAAAGTGATTTGGAGTGATGTACGCGTTATCAACGACCGCACTATATTGGCGTACCGTGCAACTAACGGCTGGGCGAACAATCGTCAAATGTACTTTGCCATCGAGTTTTCAAAGCCTTTTAAAGACATTGAACTGATTAATCTCGATAACAGCCGTTATCGCTGTAATGGGTGTTTAAGTGAAGGCAGTGGTAAAAAGCCATCAACCATTGTTAATTACAAAATTCCGGAAGCCGCAGGTAAAGCTCTAAAAGTCGTGGCTGATTTTGATAATTTAAAAGGCAACCCGCTATTGGTTAAGGTGGGTATTTCTGCTGTGAGCAAGTCCAATGCACTTGAAAATTTAAACAGTGAAATTCCACACTGGAATTTCGATAAAGTGGTAAAACAAGCAGACGATGTGTGGCATAAATCCCTCGATAAGTTTGAAATCGAAGGCTCGCTTTCACAAAAACGCCAGTTTTACACCTCGGTTTATCATGCGCTGCAAGCGCCAAGTGTATATCAAGACGTCAACGGCCAGTACCGAGGTGTTGATGGTGAAATCCACCAAGCAAAAGATCACACCCATTACACTTTGTTTTCACTTTGGGATACCTACCGTGCGCTTCATCCGCTATTAACGTATGTCGAGCCAGACAAAGTGTCTGACATGATTGCCTCAATGCTTGATCATTACCAGCAAAGCTATGACAAAATGCTGCCTATTTGGTCATTCCATGGCCACGAAACTTGGACCATGATCGGCTATCATGCGGTGTCGGTTATTGCCGACGCCTACCTAAAAGGTATTCGAGATTTTGATGTTGCCCTTGCTAAAGAAGCCATTTTAGCAACCGCAAACCACCCGCATTACGATGCCATTCCTGAATATAAACACTATGGCTATGTACCACTAGATGTACTGCCAGAATCAACCTCGATCACCCTTGAATACGCTTACGACGATTATGCCATTGGCCAGTTTTTAACAGCTCTTGGCGAAAATGAACTTGCTGCTGAGTACTATGAACGTGCCACCTATTATCAAAATGTCTTCGACCCAAGCGTTAAATTTATGCGCGGGCGCATGAAAGATGGTTCTTGGAACCCAGATTTTGACCCGCAAGAAGCGAAATACATGGGCGCATTTACCGAAGGTAACAGCTATCAATACAGCTTTTATGTGCCACAAGATGTGCACGGTTTAATTAACTTAAAAGGTGGCGACAAAGCTTTTATTGCACGCCTTGATGAGCTTTTTGAAACTGAGCTTGCCTATGAAAAAATTAAAGAGCATGAAGACATTGCGGGATTAATTGGCCAATACGCTCACGGTAACGAGCCAAGCCATCATATTGCTTATTTATACAATTACGCGGGTGAGCCATGGCGCACACAAGCGCGCATTCGCCAAATTATGGATACCCTATCATCAGACAAACCTGACGGCCTTGCAGGGAATGACGACGTAGGGCAAATGTCGGCATGGTATATCTTTTCGGCGATGGGTTTTTACCCTGTTGCTCCGGGTGATTTAAATTATGCACTCGGTGCACCACAACTGCCAAAAATTACTTTAAAACTTGCCAATAAAAAGCAATTTACTGTGCTTGCAAAGCACCTATCAGCAGATAACAAATTTGTAAGCCAAGTATCACTTAATGGCAAACCATTAAATCGCAGTTACATTACGCACGACGATATTATCTCAGGTGGCACCCTTGAATTCACCATGTCTGCAAAACCAAACAAAACCTTTGGTAATGCGCTATCGTCGCGTCCACCGTCACTGAGTAATCCGAAAAATCCAAATACATTGCATTAA
- a CDS encoding LacI family DNA-binding transcriptional regulator produces the protein MVNHTSSLNKSLKASPQQDKKSVTVHDVARVAGVSKSTVSLVLRGSEKASAKAKDKVLKAIEETGYVYNRDAAAMRSKSSDLVAIVINDLTNPYSAKLAVALEKHVRQLGLMATLVNTSEDVETQTQIVAKLKEYRVKAFIICPAPNTEAQWLEELQTMQTQVVSIMRQVSGSTIPCVLPDNEKGVYTATKALIKRGHKQIAFIGGDDAISDYHQRLLGFNNAINEHKDVSSWVFNSATNRQGGRLAMSMCLEKVPSIESVMCFNDIVAYGVMEYLAEQSIKPGHDIGVIGFDDLDDSKLMSVPLSTVKIDADDIAKAVCEILKGDKPESLKQVPVSLIERSS, from the coding sequence GTGGTAAATCACACCTCCTCATTAAATAAATCACTAAAAGCGTCCCCTCAACAGGATAAAAAATCCGTTACAGTTCATGATGTTGCCCGCGTTGCTGGGGTGTCTAAATCAACTGTATCGTTAGTTTTACGCGGCAGTGAAAAAGCAAGTGCGAAAGCAAAAGACAAAGTACTAAAGGCGATTGAAGAAACCGGTTATGTGTATAACCGAGATGCTGCTGCCATGCGCAGTAAATCATCTGACTTAGTGGCCATTGTTATAAACGATTTAACCAACCCCTATTCGGCAAAATTGGCGGTGGCGCTTGAAAAGCATGTGCGTCAACTAGGTCTAATGGCAACGCTGGTTAACACCAGTGAAGATGTCGAAACGCAAACACAAATTGTTGCCAAGTTAAAAGAATATCGCGTTAAAGCCTTTATTATTTGTCCTGCACCCAATACTGAAGCACAGTGGCTTGAAGAGCTGCAAACTATGCAAACCCAAGTGGTGAGTATTATGCGTCAAGTAAGCGGCAGCACCATACCTTGCGTACTTCCTGACAATGAAAAGGGGGTTTACACCGCCACTAAAGCACTAATAAAACGCGGCCATAAGCAAATTGCGTTTATTGGAGGTGATGATGCGATTTCGGATTATCATCAACGATTATTAGGTTTTAACAACGCTATTAATGAACACAAAGATGTAAGCTCTTGGGTGTTTAATAGTGCGACTAACCGCCAAGGCGGACGATTGGCGATGTCGATGTGCTTAGAAAAAGTACCTTCAATTGAATCGGTGATGTGCTTTAACGATATTGTGGCTTATGGTGTGATGGAATATTTAGCTGAGCAAAGTATTAAACCGGGACATGATATTGGCGTGATTGGTTTTGATGATTTAGACGACTCAAAACTAATGAGTGTGCCACTTAGTACAGTAAAAATTGACGCTGACGATATTGCCAAAGCGGTGTGCGAAATTTTAAAAGGCGATAAGCCTGAAAGTTTAAAACAAGTACCTGTTAGCTTAATTGAGCGTAGTTCTTAA
- a CDS encoding GH92 family glycosyl hydrolase, protein MKQILSRSLMLLTPLLALSACGTHHADTSKSENSATTQTDYVQNPAQFVNPFIGTKGPFNHRQAANVVPGAVKPFGMFNFGPEHAYTKELMAESEGISKRINEDNVRIPVSPGGYNWQATRLKGFSFTRLSGTGCLGASGDVPVLPFNQAIKHSPASDKINAYYGANFSHDDETAIPGYYQVGLDSGIDVRLAATDRSGIAEFTFASKEQAKLIFRTAYSQLGSGDAFTKVDAAKGEVTGYVTSGNFCGYLGEYNRRDYYTLHFVAKIDAPITGSGAYVDDTVSPNATSSKGGMGYGDKGVPEWGKGSGLWVDLDVNANQPVTMRVGISYVSLENARENLEKEQASQSFAQVKDSAYAAWNDALGRVKVKSNDSDLLTTFYTALFHSQFHPNIFSDVNGEYRGFDQQVHTVSANQTVQYANFSGWDVYRSQLQLISLTHPNVASDIAQSLFNQANQFNGIWDRWTHNNGPTGVMSGDPSTIAIANFKAFGADKFDVAGAYQSLYKAATEPTEYDLSNVGCPVFCRGQKPSLDEWLSLNYLSDQSNSWEGASETLEQVSADFALSQLAARLGKTKHSQTLLERSSYWKNLYNPKATEQLGYIQGRNQDGSWKEKFDPFSGHLFVEGSPAQYLWMLPFDGQGLNELLGGDKVMASRLDNHFRKPDGSWVLYRDSAEYADVSNQPSIATPWMYLYTGKAYKTQQTVRETMKQLWHNTVSGIPGQDDLGQMSSWYVFSALGMYPFYPGRADMVLSSPAFEKAKIGNISISAPNASADHIYIDTLKVNGQPSMQSWINENHVNAPQHLEFNLSTTPNKVFGQAEEHRPPSFSTSSTVATKLVGDKP, encoded by the coding sequence ATGAAACAGATTCTCTCTCGTTCATTGATGCTATTAACCCCGCTGCTGGCGCTAAGCGCCTGTGGTACGCATCACGCTGATACCAGCAAAAGTGAAAACAGCGCCACAACACAAACTGATTATGTGCAAAACCCAGCGCAATTTGTGAACCCGTTTATTGGCACCAAAGGCCCATTTAACCATCGCCAAGCCGCAAATGTGGTACCGGGTGCTGTAAAACCGTTTGGTATGTTTAACTTTGGCCCTGAGCACGCGTATACCAAAGAGCTGATGGCTGAAAGTGAAGGCATTAGTAAACGCATCAACGAAGACAATGTGCGCATTCCCGTTTCGCCCGGCGGCTATAACTGGCAAGCAACGCGCTTAAAAGGCTTTTCATTTACTCGTTTATCGGGCACGGGATGTTTAGGTGCATCAGGTGATGTGCCAGTGCTGCCTTTTAATCAAGCGATTAAACACTCCCCTGCCAGCGATAAAATTAATGCCTACTATGGCGCTAATTTTAGCCACGACGATGAAACGGCTATTCCAGGTTATTACCAAGTAGGACTCGATTCAGGAATAGATGTGCGTTTAGCGGCCACCGACCGCTCTGGTATTGCCGAATTTACGTTTGCGTCAAAAGAGCAGGCAAAACTGATATTTAGAACGGCTTACTCGCAACTGGGCAGTGGCGATGCATTCACCAAAGTAGATGCCGCCAAAGGCGAAGTCACAGGTTATGTCACAAGTGGTAACTTCTGTGGCTACCTTGGCGAATACAACCGTCGCGATTACTACACACTGCATTTTGTTGCCAAAATTGATGCACCCATTACCGGCAGTGGCGCGTATGTCGATGACACAGTTTCGCCAAATGCAACCTCAAGTAAAGGTGGTATGGGCTATGGCGATAAGGGCGTGCCAGAATGGGGCAAAGGCTCTGGCCTTTGGGTTGATTTAGACGTAAACGCTAACCAGCCTGTTACCATGCGTGTAGGCATTTCTTACGTGAGTCTTGAAAATGCCCGTGAAAACCTTGAAAAAGAGCAGGCAAGCCAAAGCTTTGCTCAAGTAAAAGACAGCGCCTATGCCGCATGGAATGATGCCCTTGGTCGCGTAAAAGTAAAATCAAACGACAGTGATTTATTAACCACCTTTTATACGGCGCTCTTTCACAGCCAATTCCACCCTAATATCTTTAGTGATGTAAACGGTGAGTACCGCGGTTTTGACCAACAAGTTCATACTGTTAGCGCAAACCAAACAGTGCAATATGCCAATTTTTCTGGCTGGGATGTCTATCGCTCACAGTTGCAGTTAATTAGCTTAACCCACCCAAATGTAGCAAGTGATATTGCCCAATCGCTGTTTAATCAAGCCAATCAGTTTAACGGCATTTGGGATAGATGGACGCACAACAATGGCCCAACAGGGGTAATGAGCGGTGACCCATCAACCATTGCGATTGCCAACTTTAAAGCCTTTGGCGCCGATAAATTTGATGTAGCTGGTGCTTATCAATCGCTTTACAAAGCAGCCACAGAGCCAACCGAATATGATTTATCAAATGTCGGCTGCCCAGTATTTTGTCGCGGTCAAAAACCATCACTCGATGAATGGCTAAGCCTAAATTACTTATCAGATCAATCTAATTCGTGGGAAGGTGCCAGCGAAACACTCGAGCAAGTATCCGCTGATTTTGCACTTTCGCAGCTGGCAGCACGCCTTGGCAAAACTAAACACAGCCAAACGCTACTTGAACGTTCAAGCTACTGGAAAAACCTTTATAACCCAAAAGCCACTGAGCAGTTAGGTTATATTCAAGGGCGCAATCAAGACGGCAGCTGGAAAGAAAAATTCGACCCATTTAGCGGCCACCTGTTTGTTGAAGGCAGCCCAGCGCAATATTTATGGATGCTGCCTTTTGACGGTCAAGGCCTAAACGAATTACTGGGTGGCGATAAGGTAATGGCATCACGCTTAGATAACCACTTCCGTAAGCCTGATGGTAGCTGGGTGCTGTATCGCGATTCAGCCGAATATGCTGATGTTTCAAACCAGCCATCAATTGCTACTCCGTGGATGTATTTGTATACCGGTAAAGCCTATAAAACACAGCAAACTGTGCGCGAAACCATGAAACAACTTTGGCATAACACGGTATCTGGTATTCCAGGGCAAGATGATTTAGGGCAAATGTCGTCATGGTATGTGTTCTCAGCACTTGGCATGTATCCGTTTTATCCAGGTCGCGCCGATATGGTGCTTTCAAGTCCTGCATTTGAAAAAGCAAAAATTGGCAATATTAGCATCAGTGCACCAAACGCAAGCGCTGATCACATTTACATTGATACGCTAAAAGTAAACGGCCAACCATCTATGCAAAGCTGGATTAACGAAAACCATGTAAACGCGCCACAGCACCTTGAATTTAACTTGAGTACTACGCCAAATAAAGTGTTTGGCCAAGCTGAAGAGCATCGTCCGCCGTCGTTTTCAACATCATCAACAGTTGCAACTAAGCTTGTTGGAGATAAACCCTAA
- a CDS encoding MFS transporter: MLNVIKSYKPSPFSFLAIAGAVMAFTFSAWNALLNNFAIEAANFNGANIGMLQSLREIPGFLAFTAVFVLLVLKEQTFALISLSLLVIGVALTGLFPTVYGLYATTVLMSVGFHYYETINQSLSLQWFSKDEAPEKLGKLLSIKSIASLCAFAIIWFFFSFLATSYQFVYLFVGGIGLLATVWLWLSHPSFQQHTSQHKKLIFRKEYTLFYLLTFFSGARRQIFMVFAGFLMVEKFGYGVAEISALYMLNHLINIFIAPKIGKMIGKIGEQRALSIEYIGLIFVFIGYAIVESATGAAVLYVIDHIFFAMAIAIKTYFQKIARPEDIAATAGVSFTINHIAAVIIPASFGLVWLYDNSLVFYFGAVLAFCSLVLSQFINPHLAKQRLANNPA; the protein is encoded by the coding sequence TTGCTTAACGTTATTAAATCATATAAGCCCAGCCCATTTAGTTTTTTAGCTATTGCCGGTGCAGTAATGGCATTTACCTTTTCCGCATGGAATGCACTGTTAAACAACTTTGCGATTGAAGCAGCAAACTTTAATGGCGCCAACATTGGTATGTTGCAATCACTTCGCGAAATACCAGGCTTTCTCGCCTTTACGGCTGTCTTTGTTTTATTAGTACTAAAAGAGCAAACATTTGCTCTTATTTCCCTTTCGTTACTGGTTATAGGGGTAGCATTGACAGGGCTTTTCCCTACTGTTTACGGTTTGTACGCAACCACTGTGCTAATGTCGGTTGGTTTTCACTATTATGAAACGATTAATCAATCACTTAGCTTGCAATGGTTTAGTAAAGACGAAGCGCCTGAAAAGCTTGGAAAACTTCTGTCTATCAAGTCGATTGCATCGCTGTGTGCATTTGCCATTATTTGGTTCTTTTTCTCTTTTTTAGCCACCTCATATCAGTTTGTGTATTTATTTGTTGGCGGTATTGGCTTACTTGCCACTGTGTGGTTGTGGTTATCTCACCCTTCATTTCAACAACACACCTCGCAGCATAAAAAGCTGATTTTTAGAAAAGAGTATACCCTCTTCTACTTACTGACATTTTTCTCAGGTGCACGTCGTCAAATCTTTATGGTGTTTGCTGGATTCTTAATGGTCGAAAAGTTTGGTTATGGCGTTGCTGAAATCTCAGCGTTATATATGCTCAACCACTTAATTAATATTTTTATTGCACCTAAAATTGGCAAAATGATCGGTAAAATCGGTGAACAGCGCGCATTATCAATCGAATATATAGGATTAATTTTTGTATTTATTGGTTATGCTATTGTCGAAAGTGCAACCGGCGCTGCTGTGTTATATGTGATTGATCACATCTTCTTTGCAATGGCAATTGCTATAAAAACCTATTTCCAGAAAATCGCTCGACCTGAAGATATTGCCGCAACAGCTGGAGTAAGTTTCACTATCAACCATATAGCTGCAGTCATTATTCCTGCCAGCTTTGGCTTAGTGTGGCTTTACGATAATTCATTAGTATTTTATTTTGGTGCTGTGCTTGCGTTTTGTTCACTGGTATTAAGTCAGTTTATTAACCCACATTTGGCAAAACAGCGTTTAGCAAATAACCCCGCTTAA
- a CDS encoding serine hydrolase domain-containing protein has protein sequence MKHTLSLITFALLVTGCGGSSKKDDDVVVVTPPSALMQQAEQDRISNNAGAISVAIYHKGEVVFADAVGNKQPNSTEKVDKNTLFQIGSTTKVLTSIATLQLVEQNRLGLDDKLVDHLHNINFPIEHTDFWQAIELEWLMTHKGAFEDDYEGISSDSDLISFMRDEYTIDNGVLNQPGLFYNYSNPNYSYLGAVIALESGLDYASYVEQEVLTPLAMTRSTFSNEKVKADGNFALSINDANDQIKKHTSIDELLSSEVVLPAGGNTWSTPTEMLNLAKLLLQGNENVLTQASSQTLSGKHVLIPNPLPVHYGYGMFVSDGFMYDNKWYPIRHFEHGGNANAYTSLFYVFPDHDLAISVLSSGESDNLSGTLIAALKHVNVLPEAEPFELPAVNTELFDKFAGEYTIYGLDLTISNVSGKLQVSMPALDAQGVSYSETLTPISANMFALTLNNQQLAFNFVSTNDGQSYDYFVSRQAVATRKSISTRVELSSHNKIQISKLLNNN, from the coding sequence ATGAAACACACGCTATCTTTAATCACATTTGCACTGTTAGTTACTGGTTGCGGCGGCTCGTCAAAAAAAGACGATGATGTTGTTGTAGTGACCCCTCCTTCAGCATTAATGCAACAAGCAGAACAAGATCGTATTAGCAATAATGCGGGCGCAATCTCAGTTGCCATTTACCACAAAGGCGAGGTTGTATTTGCTGATGCGGTTGGCAATAAGCAGCCAAATAGTACCGAAAAAGTGGATAAAAATACGCTTTTTCAAATTGGCTCTACCACCAAAGTCCTTACCAGCATTGCCACACTTCAACTTGTTGAACAAAATCGTTTAGGGCTAGACGATAAACTTGTTGATCACCTGCACAATATAAACTTTCCTATTGAACACACAGATTTTTGGCAAGCAATTGAGCTTGAATGGTTAATGACTCACAAGGGTGCATTTGAAGATGACTATGAAGGTATTAGCTCAGATTCAGATTTAATTTCGTTTATGCGCGATGAATACACCATTGATAATGGTGTGCTTAACCAACCTGGTCTTTTCTACAACTACTCAAACCCTAACTATTCATATTTAGGTGCCGTTATCGCGTTAGAAAGTGGGCTTGATTATGCAAGCTATGTTGAGCAAGAAGTGCTTACCCCTCTCGCTATGACACGTTCAACTTTTTCAAATGAAAAAGTAAAAGCCGATGGTAATTTTGCGCTTAGTATTAATGACGCTAATGATCAAATTAAAAAGCATACCAGTATTGATGAATTACTTAGCTCAGAAGTAGTATTACCTGCAGGTGGCAATACCTGGTCAACACCAACAGAGATGCTTAATTTGGCAAAGCTCTTACTTCAAGGTAATGAAAATGTGCTTACACAGGCATCCTCACAAACACTTAGCGGCAAACACGTATTAATACCCAATCCGCTGCCTGTTCATTATGGCTATGGCATGTTTGTCAGCGATGGTTTTATGTATGACAACAAATGGTATCCAATTAGGCATTTTGAACACGGCGGTAATGCGAATGCCTACACCAGCTTGTTTTATGTATTCCCAGATCATGACCTTGCCATTTCAGTACTCAGCAGCGGTGAGTCAGATAATTTATCAGGTACATTGATTGCAGCGTTAAAACATGTAAATGTGCTGCCAGAAGCAGAGCCGTTTGAATTACCAGCCGTTAACACTGAGCTATTTGATAAATTCGCTGGTGAATACACCATTTATGGTTTGGATTTAACCATTTCAAATGTTTCGGGCAAACTACAGGTATCGATGCCAGCACTTGACGCACAAGGGGTAAGTTACAGCGAAACACTTACGCCCATCTCTGCCAATATGTTTGCGTTAACACTAAATAATCAACAGTTAGCCTTTAACTTTGTCTCTACCAATGACGGGCAAAGCTATGACTACTTTGTTAGTCGACAAGCCGTTGCAACACGAAAATCGATTAGCACCCGTGTTGAGCTAAGTTCACATAATAAGATACAGATAAGCAAACTGCTTAATAACAACTAA
- a CDS encoding sugar MFS transporter, whose protein sequence is MAKQINQTMAFYAMTSLFFIWGFITALNDILIPFLKAEFSLSYTQAMLVQFCFFGAYFLVSPLAGRVVAKFGYRNGVFIGLSTLALGCLLFIPAASIKEYALFLAALFVLAGGITVLQVSANPYVNCLGEQKHAASRLNLAQAINSLGHTAGPLFGTYFILSATSQTAGAEQVQLPYFLIALAAITIACSFKFIELPKLDFEEQTSAQSKESIWQHKHLVLGALGIFLYVGAEVSIGGFLVNYFESPEIGGLTTGQAGHMVAYYWGGAMIGRFIGSALMRQFSPSYVLAFNAIMAVVLLIVTVFSSGKIAMWSVLAVGFFNSIMFPTIFSLAIRGLGQLTAKGSGLLCQAIVGGAVFPLIQAVVADAFSVQLSFLVPVLAYLYIVFFAISQHRVSAQKELPA, encoded by the coding sequence ATGGCCAAGCAAATTAATCAAACCATGGCGTTTTACGCCATGACCAGTTTGTTTTTTATCTGGGGTTTTATTACCGCACTGAATGATATTTTAATCCCATTTTTAAAAGCCGAGTTTTCGCTTAGTTATACTCAAGCCATGCTAGTGCAGTTTTGCTTTTTTGGCGCTTACTTTTTAGTGTCACCGCTGGCAGGACGCGTGGTTGCAAAGTTTGGCTATCGCAATGGTGTGTTTATTGGGTTATCAACCCTTGCCCTTGGCTGTCTGCTGTTTATTCCGGCAGCCAGCATTAAAGAATATGCGCTATTTTTAGCAGCACTCTTTGTACTTGCAGGCGGTATTACCGTGCTGCAAGTATCAGCAAACCCTTATGTAAACTGTTTGGGTGAGCAAAAACATGCTGCAAGTCGCTTAAATCTAGCACAAGCAATTAACTCCCTTGGTCATACCGCAGGGCCATTGTTTGGTACTTACTTTATTTTGTCAGCGACTTCGCAAACTGCCGGCGCCGAACAAGTACAACTGCCGTATTTTTTAATCGCCCTTGCTGCGATAACCATAGCCTGCTCCTTTAAGTTTATTGAATTACCAAAACTTGATTTTGAAGAGCAAACTTCTGCGCAATCTAAAGAGTCAATTTGGCAACATAAGCACCTTGTTTTAGGCGCACTTGGCATCTTTTTGTATGTAGGTGCTGAAGTGTCAATTGGCGGCTTTTTAGTAAACTATTTTGAATCACCTGAAATCGGTGGCTTAACCACCGGACAGGCTGGTCATATGGTCGCCTACTATTGGGGTGGTGCGATGATTGGTCGCTTTATTGGCTCTGCGTTAATGCGTCAATTCTCGCCAAGTTATGTACTCGCCTTCAATGCCATTATGGCGGTTGTGCTGTTAATTGTTACGGTATTTAGCAGCGGCAAAATCGCGATGTGGAGCGTACTGGCTGTTGGCTTTTTTAACTCAATTATGTTCCCAACCATCTTTAGTTTAGCTATTCGCGGTTTAGGGCAACTTACTGCAAAAGGTTCGGGGCTACTGTGCCAAGCTATTGTGGGTGGTGCAGTATTCCCATTAATCCAAGCGGTTGTTGCCGATGCATTTTCAGTGCAGCTTAGCTTTTTAGTGCCCGTATTGGCGTATCTGTATATTGTGTTTTTTGCCATTAGCCAGCACCGCGTTAGCGCTCAAAAGGAGTTACCAGCATGA
- a CDS encoding MerC domain-containing protein has product MQQRLDKLAISISSLCIVHCLLLPIGIVLIPSIGLQTLADEAFHQMLIVAVLLTSCSALFMGCRQHKVWRVLTWGVSGLFLLIAAVLFGHDFGELFEKGLTLIGSLFVIIGHVQNYRLCKQLACSHNHDE; this is encoded by the coding sequence GTGCAACAACGTCTAGATAAATTAGCCATTAGTATTTCTTCATTGTGTATCGTGCACTGCTTATTACTGCCAATTGGTATTGTGCTAATCCCTTCAATTGGTTTACAAACGCTTGCTGACGAAGCATTTCATCAAATGCTGATTGTGGCAGTGTTATTAACCAGTTGTAGTGCATTATTTATGGGCTGTAGACAACATAAAGTATGGCGAGTTTTAACTTGGGGGGTGAGCGGGTTATTTCTCTTAATCGCCGCAGTATTATTTGGCCACGATTTTGGCGAACTATTTGAAAAAGGGTTAACCTTGATAGGCTCGCTTTTTGTCATTATTGGGCATGTTCAAAATTATCGTTTGTGTAAACAGCTCGCATGTTCTCATAATCATGATGAATGA